A region from the Triticum urartu cultivar G1812 chromosome 1, Tu2.1, whole genome shotgun sequence genome encodes:
- the LOC125552812 gene encoding ABC transporter G family member 12-like, whose amino-acid sequence MGEGNGTAWAGALSPAARYAETGGASLTWENLTAVLPGSGGRPTKKLLQGLYGYAVPGRIVAIMGPSGSGKSTLLDSLSGRLARNVLQTGKVLLNGKKRRLDFGAVAYVTQENVLLGTLTVRETVTYSAQLRLPSSMSKAEVRRVVDDTLDEMGLRECAERPIGTWHLRGISGGEKKRLCIALEILTRPRLLFLDEPTSGLDSASAFSVIETLRTLAIDGGRTIVSSVHQPSSEVFALFDDLCLLSSGESVYFGDAKLAPQFFAETGFPCPSRRNPSDHFLRCVNSDFDDVATALKGSMKLRAEADLDPLLKYSTTEIRERLVDKYRISDYAMMVRNTIHEISKIEGVMEEAVKGSQATWCKQLRTLTKRSYINMYRDFGYYRLRIIIYVLMAICLGTIYYDVGNGYTAIQARASCGGFVSGFMTFMSIGGFPSFIEEMKVFSLERQNGHYGVAAYIISNFLSSMPFLLTMSWASASITYWMVKFRPGFSYFAFFALNLYGGVSVIESLMMIISALVPNFLMGLILGAGVIGIMMLTSGFFRLLPELPKIFWKYPVSYIVYGSWGLKGAYKNDLLGLEFEPMTPGGEKLTGEFIITNMMGLSISYSKWLDLAMIFILLLAYRITFFFVLKVKEAAAPYLRVAYTRFTVKRLERRASFRESLAMTSLSKRHNAPHPMAMQEGLNSPMQQY is encoded by the exons atgggggagggGAACGGGACGGCGTGGGCGGGGGCGCTGTCGCCGGCGGCGCGGTACGCTGAGACGGGAGGGGCGAGCTTGACATGGGAGAACCTGACGGCCGTGCTGCCCGGGTCCGGCGGCCGGCCGACCAAGAAGCTCTTGCAAGGGCTGTACGGCTACGCCGTGCCCGGCAGGATCGTCGCCATCATGGGGCCCTCCGGCTCCGGCAAGTCCACCCTCCTCGACTCCCTCTCTG GGAGGCTGGCGAGGAATGTGCTCCAGACCGGCAAGGTGCTGCTCAACGGCAAGAAGAGGCGGCTCGACTTTGGCGCGGTG GCGTACGTGACACAGGAGAACGTTCTGCTGGGCACGCTGACCGTCCGGGAGACGGTCACCTACTCGGCGCAGCTGCGGCTGCCGTCGAGCATGTCAAAGGCTGAGGTGCGCCGGGTGGTCGACGACACGCTGGACGAGATGGGCCTCCGGGAGTGCGCTGAGCGGCCCATCGGCACGTGGCACCTCCGGGGCATCAGCGGCGGCGAGAAGAAGCGGCTGTGTATCGCGCTGGAGATCCTCACCCGGCCGCGCCTCCTCTTCCTCGACGAGCCCACCAGCGGCCTTGACAGCGCCTCCGCCTTCTCCGTCATCGAGACGCTCCGCACACTCGCCATCGATGGTGGACGCACCATTGTCTCGTCGGTGCACCAGCCCAGCAGCGAGGTGTTCGCACTCTTCGACGATCTCTGCCTCCTCTCCAGCGGCGAGAGCGTCTACTTCGGGGACGCCAAGCTTGCACCACAG TTCTTTGCAGAAACCGGATTCCCCTGCCCAAGCCGGAGGAACCCATCCGACCACTTCCTCCGGTGCGTTAATTCGGACTTCGACGATGTCGCCACGGCCCTGAAAGGATCCATGAAGCTCCGAGCA GAGGCAGATCTTGATCCCCTGTTGAAGTACTCGACTACGGAGATCAGAGAGCGGCTCGTGGATAAGTACCGGATCTCAGACTACGCCATGATGGTTAGGAACACGATACACGAGATAAGCAAAATA GAGGGTGTGATGGAGGAGGCAGTGAAGGGCAGCCAAGCGACCTGGTGCAAGCAGCTGCGCACGCTGACCAAGCGCTCCTACATCAACATGTACCGTGACTTCGGCTACTACAGGCTGCGCATCATCATCTACGTCCTGATGGCCATCTGCCTCGGCACCATCTACTACGACGTCGGCAACGGCTACACCGCGATCCAGGCGCGCGCCTCGTGCGGCGGCTTCGTCTCCGGCTTCATGACGTTCATGTCCATCGGCGGCTTCCCCTCCTTCATCGAGGAGATGAAGGTCTTCTCCCTCGAGCGGCAGAACGGCCACTACGGCGTCGCCGCCTACATCATCTCCAACTTCCTCTCGTCCATGCCCTTCCTGTTGACCATGTCCTGGGCCAGCGCCTCCATCACATACTGGATGGTCAAGTTCCGGCCAGGATTCAGCTACTTCGCCTTCTTCGCCCTCAACCTCTATGGTGGCGTCTCCGTCATCGAGAGCCTCATGATGATCATCTCCGCCCTTGTGCCCAACTTCCTCATGGGGCTCATCCTTGGCGCCGGCGTCATT GGGATCATGATGCTGACGTCTGGATTCTTCCGGCTCCTTCCGGAACTTCCCAAGATTTTCTGGAAATACCCAGTGTCCTACATTGTCTACGGCTCTTGGGGTTTGAAG GGTGCATACAAGAACGACCTGCTCGGGCTGGAGTTCGAGCCGATGACGCCGGGAGGCGAGAAGTTGACCGGCGAGTTCATCATCACCAACATGATGGGGCTGAGCATCAGCTACTCCAAGTGGCTAGACCTAGCCATGatcttcatcctcctcctcgcctaccgcatcaccttcttcttcgtcctcaaggTCAAGGAGGCCGCCGCGCCCTACCTCCGCGTCGCCTACACGCGGTTCACCGTGAAGCGCCTTGAGCGGCGGGCGTCCTTCAGGGAGTCGCTGGCCATGACGTCCTTGTCCAAGCGGCACAACGCGCCGCACCCCATGGCCATGCAGGAGGGGCTCAACTCCCCCATGCAGCAGTACTGA